Below is a genomic region from Spirosoma radiotolerans.
CGGCTTTGTTTGGCGAGAAATACGGCGATTTTGTTCGGGTCATCACCTTTGATCCCAACTACTCGGTTGAACTTTGTGGCGGTACCCACGTTCCGGCAACGGGCCATATCGGGCTATTTAAGTTCACGGGCGAAGGTTCGGTATCGACCGGAATCCGGCGGGTCGAAGCTAAAACCTCGGCTGGTGCCGAAGCGTTGGTAAATGAGCAGATGGCGGTAATATCTGAGTTGAAGGAATTGCTGAAAGCACCGAAAGACGTGGTGAAAGCCGTTCAGACCTTACTGGAGGAGCGGAGTGCATTGCAAAAACAAGTCGAAGCGTTGCAGAACGAGAAAGTTCAGCAATTGAAAAATCAACTTTTGGAGAAAGTCGAAGCTGTCAACGGCCATTCCCGACTGGTAGAGCGTGTGGAGGTTCCCAATGCCGATGCCCTCAAGCAACTGGCGTATGATCTGAAAGCCAAAGTGGACAATCTGGCCGTTGTGCTGGGTGCCGATATCAATGGCAAACCACAACTGGCGGTCATGCTGCCTGATTCGCTCATTCAGGAGAAGAAATTGAATGCCGGTCAAGTGGTGAAAGAGTTGGCTAAAAACATCAAAGGCGGTGGTGGTGGCCAGCCATTTTTTGCCACCGCGGGTGGCACCGATTTATCGGGTCTGGACGCGGCTCTGGCACAAGGGAAAGAATTACTGGGTTAAAACAATTGGAGAGCTATGGCAACCATTCAATTGACGCTACCCGATCAACAATTATCTGCTTTAAAGGCCAAAGCTGAATCGGTAAATCTTTCAGTCGATGAGTTATTAAAGCAAACTATTGAATCGCTGGTAGAGCCATCCTCTGCCCAAGAGCAGGCAATGGCTTACGTTCTGAATAAAAACAAAGAATTATATGAACGGCTAGCTTAATGACAAGCCTATCGCTAGCCGACGTGTTCCTTTTGCATGAACGAATAATTCAGCAATCGGGTGGTAGTTTGGGGTTAGAAGCCGGGAAGCAGTTAATTCCGCGTTGGTACAGCCATTCGCGACCTTTGATGGAGATGAACTTTATCCATCGTTGATTGAAAAGGCGGCCCTGGCAGGGTATCTGTTGATTTGCAACCATCCATTTGTGGATGGGAATAAGCGAATAGGCCATGCTGTGATGGAAGCACATCTAGTTCTGAATGGATTTGAAATTGACGCTTCTATTGAGGAGCAGGAACAAGTTATTTTGCAGGTTGCTGATGGCATGTTAAGTCGTGAACAGTTTACTGACTGGCTTGGCAAGCATGTTAAACCGATTTGATAAAAAGCATACATTGTTGCACACAGAGAATAGAGAGAGACGTCTCTCTCTATTCTCTGTGCGTTTCTGTTTTCTGTGTATAAGGTTTTATTGACTCTCTGAAATGCCCACACCCTCTCAACCGATTGGCGTATTTGACTCTGGCTACGGTGGCCTGACTATTTTGCGGGATATTGTTCAGACACTGCCCCAATACGACTACATATACCTCGGCGACAACGCCCGAACACCCTACGGTACCCGTTCTTTCGAGACGGTCTACCACTATACCCTCGAATGCGTTCAGCACCTGTTCGACCGGGGGTGTCGGCTGGTGGTTCTGGCGTGTAACACCGCGTCGGCCAAAGCGTTACGGAACATTCAGCAGCTTGATTTGCCTACGCTGGCTACCGGTCTGGATGGACCCGGTCTGGATGGACCCGGTCTGGATGGACCCGGTCTGGATGGACCCGGTCTGGATGGACCCGGTCGGCGGGTGTTGGGCGTAATACGACCCACGACAGAAGTCATTGGTAACTATTCCAAAACCGGCAACGTGGGCATACTGGCTACCCGCGGAACCGTCACATCAGAGTCGTACCGGGTCGAAATCGAGAAGTTCTTTCCCAACGTGAACGTCTTTCAGGAGGCTTGTCCCATGTGGGTGCCGTTGGTCGAAAATGGCGAGTACGCCAGCCCCGGAGCCGATTACTTTGTTCAGCAACACATTGATCGACTACTCCAGCAGTCGCCCGATATTGATACCATCCTGCTGGCCTGTACGCATTACCCCTTGTTGCTTGCTAAAATTCAGCAGTTCGCTCCGCCAGAAACCACCATTTTGAGTCAGGGAGGAATTGTTTCCAAAAGCCTGGTCGACTACCTGATTCGACACCCGGAAATAGAAGCACAGTGCAGCAAGCACGGCCTGCGCACCTTCCTGACCACCGACTCAACCGAGGATTTTGACCGGCAGGCAACCGTCTTCTACGGCGAGCCGGTGCAATCGGAACATCTGGCGTTATAACCACTCAAAACATTACCTTTTTCTTCCAGCTGATGCGAATATCGGGCCGGAAGTAATCCGGTAGCTGTTCGGTGAACGATTGGCTGTCTGCATACACGGTCGGGACTACACAAAAATAATGTCAACACCCGTAGGGGTAGACCGTCTGCTAACTGTCACAGAGCAGACCAACTGTGTGTTCCGCGAAAAATGATAGCTTTGCAGCCTCCTATCATCCACAAACAGGTAGCTGTGCCCCCGAACGAGCAGGATATACTTTCGGCCATCCGTGACGGCAATGAGCGTGCGTTCGAGTCTGTTTTTCGACAGTACTACGCACCCTTGTGCCGCTACGCCCGGCAGTTGGTAGCTGACCCCGATGAGGCCGAAGAGGAAGTACAGGCCATGTTCCTGACCGTTTGGGAAAAAAGAGAAAATTTAGCCATTACGGTGTCGCTGAAGGCCTATTTGTACCGGGCGGTTCATAACCGGTGTCTGAATCGAATCAAACACGTTTCTGTTCGGAATGAACACCAGGAACATACGCGCTACCTGGGCGAAACACTCGTTGAATCACCGATGCAAACGCTTCTGGGCGACGAGTTGTCGGACCGGCTGCACCGTGCCGTCCAGAAACTTCCTGAACAATGCCGGCTGGCGTTTACGCTGAGTAGGTTTGAGGAGTTGACTTATGGAGAAATTGCCGGTCAACTGGGGATTTCCATCAAAACCGTTGAGAATCAGATCGGTAAAGCCCTGCGCATTTTACGTGTCGAACTGAGTGAGTATTTACCCGCTTTAATCCTGTGGCTGTTAAGTCACCCTGAGCAATGGCCGATCAACAACCCATAGATGACGCCCTGCTGGGAAAGTTTCTGGCGGGTGAAACCGATCCAGCCGAATCGGCGCGGGTGCGGCAGTGGCTTTCTTCCCGAGAGCCCGGCACGGCGGGACCCAGCCCGGACGATTTCGACCGGTTTGAGCACATCTGGAATGCCGCAAAGCCAGATTCGACCGAGGTCGATACCGATGCTGCCTGGCGTTCTGT
It encodes:
- a CDS encoding glutamate racemase, with amino-acid sequence MPTPSQPIGVFDSGYGGLTILRDIVQTLPQYDYIYLGDNARTPYGTRSFETVYHYTLECVQHLFDRGCRLVVLACNTASAKALRNIQQLDLPTLATGLDGPGLDGPGLDGPGLDGPGLDGPGRRVLGVIRPTTEVIGNYSKTGNVGILATRGTVTSESYRVEIEKFFPNVNVFQEACPMWVPLVENGEYASPGADYFVQQHIDRLLQQSPDIDTILLACTHYPLLLAKIQQFAPPETTILSQGGIVSKSLVDYLIRHPEIEAQCSKHGLRTFLTTDSTEDFDRQATVFYGEPVQSEHLAL
- a CDS encoding type II toxin-antitoxin system death-on-curing family toxin codes for the protein MVQPFATFDGDELYPSLIEKAALAGYLLICNHPFVDGNKRIGHAVMEAHLVLNGFEIDASIEEQEQVILQVADGMLSREQFTDWLGKHVKPI
- a CDS encoding RNA polymerase sigma-70 factor, with protein sequence MIALQPPIIHKQVAVPPNEQDILSAIRDGNERAFESVFRQYYAPLCRYARQLVADPDEAEEEVQAMFLTVWEKRENLAITVSLKAYLYRAVHNRCLNRIKHVSVRNEHQEHTRYLGETLVESPMQTLLGDELSDRLHRAVQKLPEQCRLAFTLSRFEELTYGEIAGQLGISIKTVENQIGKALRILRVELSEYLPALILWLLSHPEQWPINNP